Within the Iodidimonas sp. SYSU 1G8 genome, the region ATCACGAGCGGCGCGTGATTGGGGAGCATGATGCCGCCCGCGCCGACCTTGATGGTCGAGGTGCCGGCGGCCACATGGCTGATGACGATGGACGTCGCCGCGCTGGCCACGCCCGGCATGCCATGATGCTCGGCGAGCCAGTAGCGATGGTAGCCCAAGCGTTCGGCATGCCGCGCCAGATCGCGCGAGTTGCGGAACGCGTCGCCGGGCGTGCCGCCTTCAACGACGGGGCAGAGATCGAGAACCGAGAGTTTGATCATGGCGCACATATGGGATGAGAAGCGAGAGGCGCCAAACCCTAAAAGCAATGAGCCGTCATGGATACCCCAAATGCCGGCGAGTCACTTGCTCAGGCGGCGCCGGTTGGCGCGGACCTTCCGGCGGTAATGCGCCACGGTCCTGGCCGCGGCGCCCACCGCCGACGTGCCCAGCCCACCGCGCAGCGCCAGCTGCTGGAGCGCCACACCGGCAGCGATCTTTTCTTCCACCATCTTCCGGGCTTCCGCATCGGCAGCGCTGCCGCCGGCGCCAATCTTCATGGTGCGCAGGGTGATCACCGTCGAGGCTTCGATCCCCAGCGTCCATGTGTCGAACCACAGATCCATCCAGGGATTGCTTCGGCCGCGTGTCCGTGACGCCATTCTTGTTTCCTTTGAGAGGTTTCGCGCCTTGGCGCGGTGCGGCGGGGCATGCGATCATTCGGGGATCGGAGATCAGTATGACGCCATTCGCTCACCGCGACAGTGCTAAATCGGCGGGCGAGACGTCCGCGAGAGCGACCCTGTGAACAAGCGGCCCGGCGCGGACACGGGAGCTGGGGCCCAGACATGGCGCGAACGCTTCGGCGCCCTGCGCAATCTGCCGCCCTTTCTCAAGCTCGTCTGGCGCACCAGCCCGGCGCTCACCACCGCGACGCTTTCGCTGCGCCTGGTGCGCGCCCTGCTGCCCGTCACCACCCTGTTCATCGGCAAGCTCATCATCGACGAGGTGATCGCGCTCTCGCGCCTGCCGGACACGCCGGACAGCCCGGGCGGATGGCTTGAGAGTGGCCTGCTCGGCGATCTTGGCCTGCTGGTCGCCCTGGAATTCGGTCTCGCCGTCGTCGCCGATATCAGCGGACGGGTGGTGTCGCTGCTCGATGGCCTGCTGTCCGAGCGGTTCAGCAACGAAACCAGCATCCGGCTGATGCAGCATGCCGCGACGCTCGATCTCGAGGATTTCGAGGACAGCGAGCTGCAGGACAGTCTCGACCGCGCGCGCCGGCAGGCGGCGGGCCGGATGTCGCTGATGAGCATGATGTTCGGCCAGGCGCAGGATCTGGTCACCGTGGTCAGCTTCGCGGCCGGTCTGATGGTCTACGCCCCCTGGCTGATCGCGCTGCTGCTGGCGGCACTGGTGCCCGCCTTTCTGGGGGAGGCGCACTTCAACGCCCAAAGCTATTCCCTGGCCTATATGCGCACACCGGAACGCCGGGAGCTGGACTATGTCCGCCAGACCGGCGCCAGCGTCGAGACGGCCAAGGAGGTGAAGATCTTCGGGCTGAACGCGTTCCTGATGGAACGCTATCGCGTGTTGTCGGGCGAGATCTACCGCGCCAACAAGCGGCTGGCCATCCGCCGGGCCGGCTGGGGCGGCGCCCTGACCGCGCTCGGCACCATCGCCTACTACTTGGCCTATGCCTATCTGGTGTGGCGGACGCTGGCCGGAGCGTTCAGCATCGGCGACCTGGTGTTTCTCGCGGGGTCGTTCCTGCGGCTGCGCGGCCTGCTGGAAGGCCTGCTGCTGGGCGTTTCCCAAGTGGCGGGACAGGCGCTTTATCTGGACGACCTGTTCGACTTCTTCGAGATCAGGCCGGAGATCGTCTCGCCGCCCGATGCACTGCCGTTCCCGTCGCCCATCCGGCAGGGCTTCAGCTTCGAGAATGCCGGCTTTACCTATCCCGGTTCAGGCCGCTGGGCCGTCAGGCATCTGACCTTCACCCTGCGGCCCGGCGAAGTGCTGGCGCTGGTGGGCGAGAACGGGGCAGGGAAGACCACGCTGGTAAAGTTGTTGGCCCGGCTCTACGACCCCGACGAGGGCCGGATCCTTCTGGATGGCCGCGATCTGCGCGAGTACGACCTCGACGCCCTGCGCAGCAATATCGGCGTCATCTTCCAGGATTTCATGCGCTATCATCTGAGCGCCGCGGACAACATCGCGGTAGGCCGGATCGAGGCCCGGGACGACCGGGACCGGATCGAGCGGGCCGCCCGGCGTTCCATGGCCGACGAGGTGATCCGCAAACTGCCTGGTGGCTACGACCAGATCCTGGGTAAGCGGTTTCGCACCGGCATCGACCTCTCCGGCGGCGAGTGGCAGAAGATCGCCATCGCGCGTGCCTACATGCGGGATGCGCAGGTGCTGATCCTGGACGAGCCCACCGCCGCCCTGGACGCCCGGTCGGAGTTCGAGGTGTTCCAGCGGTTTCGCGACCTCAGCGAACAGCGGACCGCGGTGCTGATCAGCCACCGCTTTTCCAGCGTGCGCATGGCGGACAGGATTCTCGTCATGGCCGATGGCGGCATCGAGGCGATGGGCAGCCACGAAGAACTGCTGGCGGCATCACCGCGATATGCCGAGCTGTTCGAGTTGCAGGCGGCGGGTTACCGTTAGCCAGCCGGAGGGGCGTGGCGCATCTGCCGCCGCATGGCGAACTTGCGCGCCGCCTCGCTGGGCAGCATCTCCAGCGTGATGACCTTTTGCGCGATGAGCACTTCGATCAGGTCTTCGAGAACCCTGATGAAGTCGCGATCCTGCTCGTCGAGAATTTTGTCGAGGATGTGTTGGACCATCGTCGTTCCAGTTGGGCGTGAACCACGCGGCGCCCCCAAGGGCCTCGCCGTTCCGCGAATGAGTTAAAAAACGATATTCAAGTATTTTATCGTACGCCTCTACATGGCGGCGCCGCATGTTAAGTTTTGTAATGAAAGTCCCTCACAGAGGGAGATGGTGAGCTCGCCGGGACTCGAACCCGGGACCTACAGATTAAAAGTCCGTTGCTCTACCAGCTGAGCTACGAGCCCTCACCAGACGGAACCGAAGGCTCCGAAAACGCGCGGACCATACGGTTGGCGGCCATGCCGGTCAATCCCTGTCTCGCCTGGTCTTTCATTCGTCCAACACGTGTCATTTAAAACGACTGTTGTGTCGTTCCCAGGGCTCCCGTACGGTTTCAGCGGGACGTTTGGGGCGTCCTGTCATTCAGTGCAAGCGAAGCGGGAGTTGGACATGAAACAGCTGCAGGACAAAGTTGCCATCGTCACGGGCGCGGGCAGGGGCATCGGCCGCGCCATCGCGCTGGCCTATGCGGCCGAAGGGGCCAAGGTCGCGGTCGTCTCCCGCACGCCCTCGACGGTGGAGGCGGTGGCCAAGGAAATCAACGACGCTGGCGGCACCGCCATCGGTATCGCCTGCGACGTGGGCAAGCGCGACGAGGTGTTCGGCGCCGTCGAGACGACCGTGCAGGCCTTCGGCACGGTGCATATCGTCGTCAACAACGCCCAGGGTTTCGGCACGGAGTCGGATCCGCAACCATCGACCGTGTTCGTCGCCATGGAGGACACGAACGAGGACGAGTGGGAATACACCTTCCGCACGGGGGCGACCGCCTCGCTGTGGTTCATGAAGGCCGCGTTCCCGCACATGAAGGCGCAGGGCTATGGCAAGATCATCAACTTCGCCTCCAGTTCGGGGCAGACGGGCTTTCCCGGCAACACTTGCTACAACGCCACCAAGGAAGCGATCCGCGCTTTGACGCGCACGGCCGCCAATGAATGGGGCCAGTACGGCATCAACGTGAACGTGATCAATCCGGCGCTGGAGACCCGCGCGTTCGAGAAGTGGAAGACGGCGCGTCCCGAATTCGTCCAGGCGCTGGTCGAGAAGATTCCCATGCGCCGGCTGGGCGATCCGGAACGTGATGGCGGACCGCTTGCGGTGTTCCTCGCCAGTCCAGGCTCGGATTACATCACCGGCCAGACGTTCCTGCTGGAAGGCGGCATGCACACCTTCGCGTGAAGGGAGGCGGACAAACCGCATAATTCCGTCAACCCTGCTTGCGAATGGTTTCGTGCGCGCAATATTCCAAATGTCGCCAATCGCGGCGATCTTTGGGAGACGGGACATGAGTATGGGGATGACGGGTCTGCGTTTGGCTGCCGGCGCACTCGCGATTGCTCTGGCATCATCGGGAGCCCACGCGGCCTCCGACTATCTGATGAAACTGGATGGCGTTAAAGGTGAAGCGTCGGCGGGAACGATCGAGGTGCAGTCGTTTTCATGGGGCGCCCACAATGCGGGAAGCAGCGCATCGAGTGGCGGCATGGCACAGGGCAGAGCGGCCGCGGCGTCGCCGCCCGCAGGTCCGGGAACGGTCCTCGTAACGGCGGCCGCGGAGTCGAGTTGCCCGAAAGGGAAACATTTCGCGACCGTGGTCCTGACCGGACGAGGCACGAGCTATGCGCTGAGCGACGCGACGGTGACAGAATGCTCGGTCCATGGCGATCCGCATGTCATGGAGCTGAGTTACGGGAAGGTATCCGTCAGTGATCTGTCGATCACCAGCGGCCCGCGCAACCGCACGGCGCCCGTGCCTTCTTCCGGGGATGTCGCGCCCGCGCCGTCACGGTAGATCGAACGACACAGGGTAGGCTGAACGGGCTCCGGAGCGATCCGGAGTCCGTTTCAGTGACTCAGGCCCGTTCCTTGGTGCGGTAGAACTGGATCTGGGGCCATTCCTCCATGGTCCGGTTCAGCTCCCACATGTTGCGGGCGAGCAGGACCGGCGCACCGTCGCGGTCCTCGGCCATCACCGAGCGGCGGTCCTCGAGGAATTTCCTGAGCTGCGCGGGGTCGTCGCTCGCGACCCAGCGCGCGGTCTCGAAGGGCGCGGGCTCGAAGGCGATGCCGACCTTGTATTCGACGGCGACACGCGAGGCCATGACCTCGAGCTGGAGCTGGCCGACGACGCCGACGATCCAGTTCGAGCCGAGCATGGGCCGGAAAGCCTGCACCACGCCTTCCTCGGCAAGATCCTCGAGCGCGCTGCGCAACTGCTTGGATTTGCTGGGATCCTCGAGGCGGACGCGGCGCAACATTTCCGGCGCGAAGCTGGGGATGCCGGTGAAGCGGATATCCTCGCCCTCGACCAGCGCGTCGCCGACCCGCAAGGTGCCGTGGTTCGGCACGCCGATGATGTCGCCGGGATAGGCCTCCTCCGCGAGCTCGCGTTCCTGGGCGAAGAAGAAGATCGGGTTGGCGATGGCGAGCGGCTTACCGCTGCGTACCTGCTTCAGCTTCATGCCGCGCCGGAAGCGGCCGGAGACGAGGCGCACGAAGGCGATGCGGTCGCGGTGGTTCGGGTCCATGTTGGCCTGGACCTTGAACACGAAACCGGTGACCCTTTCTTCGGAGGGATGAACCGGCGCCGGTTCGGCCGGCTGCGTCTGCGGCGGCGGCGCGAAGCGTTCCAGTGCGTCTAGCAACCGGTCGACGCCGTAATCCTTCAGCGCGCTGCCGAAATAGACCGGCGTCAGGTGACCCTCGCGATAGGCCTGGACGTCGAAGTCGGGATAGGCGCCCTCGGCCAGTTCGGCCATCTCGCGGAACGGATCGAGCACGTGCGGCGGGACGCGCTTCTCCAGTTCAGGATCGTCGATTCCGGTGACGTCCACGGCCAGATCGAACTTGCCGTCGCGGCCCGAACTGGAGGTGAGGTGCTGGCTGGCGCCCAGATCGTAAAGTCCGTGAAACGCGGTACCCGAGCCGATGGGCAGCACCATGGGGCAGACATTCAGCGCCAGCGTGCTCTCGATCTCGTCGAGCAATTCGAAGACGTCGCGGGCTTCCCGGTCCACCTTGTTGATGAAGGTGATGATCGGAATGTCGCGCAGGCGGCAGACCTCGAACAGCTTCTTGGTCTGTTCCTCGATGCCCTTCGCGGCGTCGATGACCATGATGGCGGAATCGACGGCGGTCAGCGTGCGGTAGGTGTCCTCGCTGAAATCCTGGTGGCCGGGTGTGTCGAGCAGGTTGAAGGTGATGCCGTCGCGCTCGAAGGTCATGACCGAACTGGTGATCGAGATGCCGCGGCTGCGCTCGATCTCCATCCAGTCCGACTGGGTGCGGCGGCGTTCGCCGCGCGCGCGCACGTTGCCGGCCAGGCGGATGGCGCCGCCGAACAGCAGCAGCTTTTCCGTCAGCGTCGTCTTGCCGGCGTCGGGATGGGAAATGATCGCGAAAGTGCGCCGCGAGGCGTAAGGCGGTGAAGCCTGACCGGTCCGGTCCCGCGCCACGGCGGCCGTGCTGGAATCCGTCATCGTTCTCGCAGTGCC harbors:
- a CDS encoding ABC transporter ATP-binding protein; protein product: MNKRPGADTGAGAQTWRERFGALRNLPPFLKLVWRTSPALTTATLSLRLVRALLPVTTLFIGKLIIDEVIALSRLPDTPDSPGGWLESGLLGDLGLLVALEFGLAVVADISGRVVSLLDGLLSERFSNETSIRLMQHAATLDLEDFEDSELQDSLDRARRQAAGRMSLMSMMFGQAQDLVTVVSFAAGLMVYAPWLIALLLAALVPAFLGEAHFNAQSYSLAYMRTPERRELDYVRQTGASVETAKEVKIFGLNAFLMERYRVLSGEIYRANKRLAIRRAGWGGALTALGTIAYYLAYAYLVWRTLAGAFSIGDLVFLAGSFLRLRGLLEGLLLGVSQVAGQALYLDDLFDFFEIRPEIVSPPDALPFPSPIRQGFSFENAGFTYPGSGRWAVRHLTFTLRPGEVLALVGENGAGKTTLVKLLARLYDPDEGRILLDGRDLREYDLDALRSNIGVIFQDFMRYHLSAADNIAVGRIEARDDRDRIERAARRSMADEVIRKLPGGYDQILGKRFRTGIDLSGGEWQKIAIARAYMRDAQVLILDEPTAALDARSEFEVFQRFRDLSEQRTAVLISHRFSSVRMADRILVMADGGIEAMGSHEELLAASPRYAELFELQAAGYR
- a CDS encoding SDR family oxidoreductase, whose product is MKQLQDKVAIVTGAGRGIGRAIALAYAAEGAKVAVVSRTPSTVEAVAKEINDAGGTAIGIACDVGKRDEVFGAVETTVQAFGTVHIVVNNAQGFGTESDPQPSTVFVAMEDTNEDEWEYTFRTGATASLWFMKAAFPHMKAQGYGKIINFASSSGQTGFPGNTCYNATKEAIRALTRTAANEWGQYGINVNVINPALETRAFEKWKTARPEFVQALVEKIPMRRLGDPERDGGPLAVFLASPGSDYITGQTFLLEGGMHTFA
- a CDS encoding peptide chain release factor 3 — encoded protein: MTDSSTAAVARDRTGQASPPYASRRTFAIISHPDAGKTTLTEKLLLFGGAIRLAGNVRARGERRRTQSDWMEIERSRGISITSSVMTFERDGITFNLLDTPGHQDFSEDTYRTLTAVDSAIMVIDAAKGIEEQTKKLFEVCRLRDIPIITFINKVDREARDVFELLDEIESTLALNVCPMVLPIGSGTAFHGLYDLGASQHLTSSSGRDGKFDLAVDVTGIDDPELEKRVPPHVLDPFREMAELAEGAYPDFDVQAYREGHLTPVYFGSALKDYGVDRLLDALERFAPPPQTQPAEPAPVHPSEERVTGFVFKVQANMDPNHRDRIAFVRLVSGRFRRGMKLKQVRSGKPLAIANPIFFFAQERELAEEAYPGDIIGVPNHGTLRVGDALVEGEDIRFTGIPSFAPEMLRRVRLEDPSKSKQLRSALEDLAEEGVVQAFRPMLGSNWIVGVVGQLQLEVMASRVAVEYKVGIAFEPAPFETARWVASDDPAQLRKFLEDRRSVMAEDRDGAPVLLARNMWELNRTMEEWPQIQFYRTKERA